The Planctomycetaceae bacterium genome includes the window GGCTGCCTCCGATCGTCCGACACAACACCGGAGATGGCCAATCCCTTCCGTGGTGCAAATTGCTTCGTCAGGACTTCATCAGGCTCTTGCTCAAACGATCCACACCAAGGCTTCGCCCGAATTGGCTCACAGCGGCAGTGATTGAAGTCGTCGTCCGATTGTGCAGGCGCATACCGAATCCGCCGGCGTCCTATTCAATTCAGCGTCCTTTTCATTTCATTGTGGCAGCTGGGACCGCCACGGATTGACCGATGCCCGTCCCATCTTTTTCGAATGCGTTTGGAGGACAAGAAATCGAAGCCTTCGACCGGATGACCCCATCCAGAGTGACTCCGAACGCTTGTTTCGTATCCGTGTGCGATGGGCATGGTCGATGGGCATGGTCGCCCGCCTTGTTACAATGCCCGAGGGCAAGTCCGTCAATGCGTTGAGCCCCCGGTATGTTTCCTTTCCCGATGTCTGAGTGAAGGTCCATTCGCATGACACGAAACTCCTCGATCTCTCGACGGTCAATGATCTCCTCTCTCGGTGTCGCAGGAGCTGCTGCGATGGGTGGTTTGGAAACGCAGGGAGCGCCGTCACAGAAGTCACGAGACGCGGTGCCGGAAGATTTCCGGATTCAGAATCGGCGCATCCGCCAGGCGGTGATGGGTTGGTGCTTCAAGCCAATGCCAGCAGAAGATCTCATCCGCCACGCCGTTGCCATTGGTATCGAGGGAATTGAGGGAATTCCGACGTCGGCTTATCCCACAGCTGTTCAGGCAGGACTTAAAATTTCGATGGTCAGCAGTCACGGATTCGGGACGGGACCTGCGGATCCGGCGAATCACGATGAATGTATTGCAAAGCTAAAGTCATCAATCGACACGTCTGCTGAATTCGGCCGGCCAGTGGTCATAACCTTCACCGGCATGCGCGTCGATGGAATGCCGGATGACGTTGCCGAAGCCAACTGCCTGGCTTGCTGGCGCAAGGCCATCGATTACGCAGAAAAAAAGGAGGTGACGCTGGTCCTCGAACACCTCAACAGTCGCGACAATACGCATCCCATGAAGGGGCACCCCGGCTACTTTGGAGATGATG containing:
- a CDS encoding TIM barrel protein, translating into MTRNSSISRRSMISSLGVAGAAAMGGLETQGAPSQKSRDAVPEDFRIQNRRIRQAVMGWCFKPMPAEDLIRHAVAIGIEGIEGIPTSAYPTAVQAGLKISMVSSHGFGTGPADPANHDECIAKLKSSIDTSAEFGRPVVITFTGMRVDGMPDDVAEANCLACWRKAIDYAEKKEVTLVLEHLNSRDNTHPMKGHPGYFGDDVERCVRLVREMNSPHFKLLFDIYHVQIMNGDVIRRLKMYHDYIGHYHTAGNPGRCELDENQEINYPAIMKAILETGYNGFVCQEFIPTWDDPVLALRHAASVCDV